A window of the Mangifera indica cultivar Alphonso unplaced genomic scaffold, CATAS_Mindica_2.1 Un_0105, whole genome shotgun sequence genome harbors these coding sequences:
- the LOC123207794 gene encoding snakin-2-like, with translation MMKVARVLLCLGVLLFSLGVAEVSSDLRIEENEDVTHVEQLVVRGANRRLMQDIDCGGLCKQRCSVHSRPNLCNRACGTCCLRCKCVPPGTSGNRELCGTCYTDMTTHGNKTKCP, from the exons ATGATGAAGGTAGCACGTGTGCTTCTCTGTCTGGGAGTTTTGCTATTCAGCCTTGGAGTTGCAGAG GTTTCATCAGATCTCAggattgaagaaaatgaagatgtaACCCACGTTGAGCAG CTTGTTGTGAGAGGTGCAAACAGAAGGCTGATGCAAGACATAG ATTGTGGAGGATTATGCAAACAGAGGTGCAGCGTTCATTCTCGGCCAAACTTGTGCAACAGGGCCTGTGGGACCTGCTGTTTGAGATGCAAATGTGTGCCGCCTGGTACCTCCGGAAACAGGGAGTTGTGCGGGACTTGCTACACAGATATGACTACTCATGGAAATAAAACCAAGTGCCCATGA